A window of Streptosporangiales bacterium genomic DNA:
CGTGAAGCTGCTGGTCAGTGGTCGTAGGCGGTGAGTGATCGTTTGCTGGTGACGCCGGTGGTCCAGTTGTGCCAGATCCCGGCGGCCATGGCCAGCAGGCGTTGGGCGACTCGGGTGAATACCC
This region includes:
- a CDS encoding IS982 family transposase; translated protein: VFTRVAQRLLAMAAGIWHNWTTGVTSKRSLTAYDH